TCGTGATGGGTTTTTCCAGCATCCTGACCGGATTGAATTTTATCGTCACGATCCACAAATTGCGCGCGCCCGGGATGACCTTTCACCGCATGCCGCTGTTCCTCTGGGCGATTTACGCCACCGCGATCATCCAAGTGCTCGCGACGCCGGTGATCGGTATCACCACCGTGCTGCTCGTGATGGAGCGGGTGCTGCACATCGGCTTCTTCGATCCCGCGATCGGCGGCGACCCGGTTTTGTTTCAACATTTCTTCTGGTTCTATTCGCATCCCGCCGTTTACATCATGATCTTGCCCGGCATGGGCATCGTCAGCGAAGTGATCACGGTGTTTTCGCGCAAACAGATCTTCGGCTATCGGGCCGTCGCCTATTCGAGCTTGGCGATCGCGTTTATCAGTTTCATCGTTTGGGGACACCATATGTTTGTCAGCGGACAATCGGAGCTGGCGAACTTACTGTTCTCGCTGCTGACGATGCTGGTCGCAATCCCAACGGCGATCAAGGTCGTGAATTGGACGGCCACGCTGTATCGCGGCTCCATTCGTCTCGGCACGCCGATGCTCTACGCACTCGCGTTCCTGTTCCTCTTCACGATCGGCGGACTCACCGGCCTCTTCCTTGCCGCGCTCTCGGTCGACGTCCACTTGCACGACACGTACTTCGTCGTGGCCCACTTCCACTATGTGATGATGGGCGGCACCGTGATGGGCCTGCTCGCGGGGCTGCACTATTGGTGGCCGAAAATGTTCGGGCGGATGTATCCGGAGACCTGGGCCAAGGTGTCGTGGGGGTTCGTCTTCGTTGGTTTCAACGTCACGTTCCTGCCGCAATTTATGTTAGGGCGGCTCGGGATGCCGCGCCGCTACCACGAATACGCGCCGCATTTTGCCGGTCTGAATCAACTGTCCACCGTCGGTTCCTGGATGCTCGGCGTTGGTTTCTTGATCATGTTTACCTATTTCCTCTGGTCGCTGAAGCGCGGGGCGTTTGCGCCGGCCAATCCGTGGGGTGGCAAGACGTTGGAATGGCAGACGGCCTCGCCGCCGCCGACCGAAAATTTTCATCAGACACCGACCGTGACTGCAGGGCCGTATGAATACGGTCTGAAAGCGATGGGGACGTAACGTATGGCACACTTGACGACCGCCACACACGGGACGTTGCACGTCCACCACCACTTCGAGACGGCGGAACAGCAGTATCAAAGCTCCAAGCTCGGATTGTGGCTCTTTCTCGTCACGGAAATCCTGCTCTTCGGCGGACTGTTTGTGGTGTACATCATCTTCCGCGGTCTCTATCCGGAGATGTTCAGTCAAGCGCACCACTTTCTCGATCGCGTGCTGGGCAGCGTCAACACGATGGTGCTCATTTGCAGCAGCTTCACGATGGCGATGGCCGTGCGTGCCGTGCAGCGGAGCGAATCCGCGCGCGCGTCGCAATTATTGCTGATCACATTTTTCTGCGGACTCCTCTTTATGGGGATCAAGTACCTCGAATACACGCACAAGTTCCACGAAGGTCTGCTGCCGGGAATCCATTTTCACAACGCCGAACTCACGCATCCGAAGGCCGCGCTGTTCTTTTCGCTCTATTTCATGATGACCGGATTGCACGGCATCCACGTGCTGGTCGGGATGGGACTGATCGCTTGGATGATCGTCGGTTGCAACCGCGGCCGCTTCGATGCGCATTATTCCACGCCGGTGGAGCTGACTGGATTGTATTGGCACTTGGTCGATCTGATCTGGATTTATTTATTCCCGTTATTTTATTTAATCAGTTGAG
This is a stretch of genomic DNA from Deltaproteobacteria bacterium. It encodes these proteins:
- the ctaD gene encoding cytochrome c oxidase subunit I translates to MSQEEYRMPEAVSYLNSPKGWKSWLFTLDHKRIGMMYLLLTMVFFAVGGIFALLVRYELLTPAPTFAANTYNKMFTMHGAIMVFMFIIPIIPAALGNFFLPLQIGAKDVAFPRLNLASYYIFIGGALLAVLAILLGGVDTGWTFYTPYSIKTATAATLVTLGVFVMGFSSILTGLNFIVTIHKLRAPGMTFHRMPLFLWAIYATAIIQVLATPVIGITTVLLVMERVLHIGFFDPAIGGDPVLFQHFFWFYSHPAVYIMILPGMGIVSEVITVFSRKQIFGYRAVAYSSLAIAFISFIVWGHHMFVSGQSELANLLFSLLTMLVAIPTAIKVVNWTATLYRGSIRLGTPMLYALAFLFLFTIGGLTGLFLAALSVDVHLHDTYFVVAHFHYVMMGGTVMGLLAGLHYWWPKMFGRMYPETWAKVSWGFVFVGFNVTFLPQFMLGRLGMPRRYHEYAPHFAGLNQLSTVGSWMLGVGFLIMFTYFLWSLKRGAFAPANPWGGKTLEWQTASPPPTENFHQTPTVTAGPYEYGLKAMGT
- a CDS encoding cytochrome c oxidase subunit 3 family protein — its product is MTTATHGTLHVHHHFETAEQQYQSSKLGLWLFLVTEILLFGGLFVVYIIFRGLYPEMFSQAHHFLDRVLGSVNTMVLICSSFTMAMAVRAVQRSESARASQLLLITFFCGLLFMGIKYLEYTHKFHEGLLPGIHFHNAELTHPKAALFFSLYFMMTGLHGIHVLVGMGLIAWMIVGCNRGRFDAHYSTPVELTGLYWHLVDLIWIYLFPLFYLIS